The Juglans regia cultivar Chandler chromosome 11, Walnut 2.0, whole genome shotgun sequence genome contains the following window.
ctatttaaaaagttatttattatttagtaactatatgtttaaagcactttaaaatatattacatttgtttggaaacaaatagaaaatatacTTTTCAAAGTAAAAATGacgatcatttgattttttttttaattataatcctatccttaaaagtttgaacgctgtaattatcttaaagttgtatggatatttttattcattgaaaacctttttaaaatttgaactatATTCTAGATTATCTCAAAAAACACGTTTGAGAAAAAGCctcaaaataatgtttttcctcaaacgtagtttttaacttacttgatattaaaaaaattctttaatatgtaacattcaaataatttaatttttccattaaaatttttttaagactatttaaataatttttttaaaaaaattattctcatcagccactattcattATCCCAAAtctcacaccctatgaaaaatattctcatatcctatgaaaaatatctcTACATCATATGAAAAAGTTGTAGGGGTgggagtgaatagtggctgatgagtagaattacttttttttaaactcttaaagtctcatttgttttcacaactcctcataattcatctcatatcatctaattattataactttcttaaatttctatacaaaataaaataaacaattcatttctatcaaattttaaaataaaaataatatgaaaaaatattttatttaatttttaattttaatcttaacttatcttatttatgagttttgctacacaacttaTACCATATttcacacatcatatttttttaaatttttaaatttttttaaatttttttaaaattttttttaagtttattttttttaaattatttcaaattttctatttattattcatataataaatatttaataaaagaaaaaataattaaaattaaaaaaaatataaaatataaagtgtgaaaaaattgtaaagatttattccttattttatctctttttatctGTAAAAACGAACTAGGCGTTAAGCAACTTCAAACATGCCTTGGTCAAtatttaggtttcgtttggttgtcaaactcctctcaactcatctcaattcatcattataactttttcaaattccaacaaaaaatataataaacaattcaactttttcaaatctcaaaataataataatattaaaaaataatattttaataatattttattatcttaactcaattcaactcaactcaactcaactcacttcaacatccaaacacaaccttaggaAGCCCAATTTCTCGTTAAGAAAGCTGCCACTGCCAGGATTTGCGTAAATGGACTTAAAACACTTCTAAAAACACAAGGGTTCGATAAAAGCTGGCCCAACTCCGACCCACCCCGACATCAGAATACCCATGCCTCTCTGCCCCTCTCACTGTTTTGCCGGTCGAGACAGAACTTTTGGGCATTTTCGGTGAGTTCTCTGTTCTGCCGCCTGTGTCCTATACTCTGCGGCCTGCGTCATTCTTAGCACTTAGCAGTGCTCCAGCAAAACCCATTGGCAGGTATCTCTGCATTTACCTCCCTTGCTTTCCAAGTTTCTTGATAAGAatgtttatctttcttttttattcccaAGAGACCGACgcaaaaaggacaaaaaaaaagggtaaaagaAAGTATGTGATTTCGAGCCTCGTATTCTCCCCTGATTTGATTTCTGAAAACAGAGTAATCTGATCAAGGTTGGAACCCAAATGTGGAATTTTTTGATTGGTAGACTCCAAATGTGAATATAGTTTcggtttcttttgttttgttttcttggggACCAAACGGTGGGCTAAGGTTAAAGTAAAATATAGGCTTTTGCTCTCTCAGTTATCGAATTACGAAGAACCCATGTCCTCAAATCTACTAGATTTGCACGGTTAgtttggttttcaaaatttatgtCTTGCAAACTCAACGTTTGATTGAAGTTCTGAGTGGATGGTGCCCCCAAGAGTTCTTGTTCTCCTTCCCTTCCTTAAACTAGGCATTGTCTCATCGTTTACTTCCATTGTATTTGGCTGTGCTCCTATCGCTTCTAATAAAATCTGGTATTTTTACTCATCATAAAATGAAGTTCTGTGTGGATGGATAGCCCGTGATAAAGAAAAGGCTAAAGCTTCGTTCGTCGTTCCTCTTGTGCTTCTCTGTCTACTCTTCCGTATGATATATACCATTTCCTCATGTTATGATGTGGCTGATCCAGTAATTCATCTTTGGCAGCAAATtagcattaaaataattattagtataatgTCCGCCTATttcctatattttaaatatattgatcaaGTTGATATCACCATAAAAGGAGCAGATGAATTCAAGTTGAATAGAAgactttttaatcattttattccttagtgtcttttttttaaatggatttgTCCGAGCTGTATAAATTGATGGGTTTGAGCTATTTAGTCTGGTTTGGGACATAaggcaaaatacaaaattctcatctcatcattacacatttttcaaatctccatacaaaatataataagcaattcaactttttcaaattccaatacacatttttcaaatctcaaaacaataataatattaaaacataatattttaaacttcaagacaaaacacaaaattctcttCTCATCTCTCAAACCTGCCCTAATCTGCATACATTGTTCTCCCTTAGTGTTTTAGTGACTATAGGTTTGAAAGGTTTTGGAGTACTAGATCagtacttctttttctttttctatatctCTGAATTGGGATTTATTGGGTAATTGTGTATGACCTCTATCAATGCATAGGTTGAAGAACATTTGTGAGGGGACAACAGCCTGttctttcttctgtttttttttttttaattattattataaaaggcTGTGggtgggagggagggagggtggGAAGGAGGGATTGAACTTAACAGGCACATGGAAAAAGGTAttaagatttcaaaattttaatgtgttggataaataattaagaaatcaaTCAAGAACAAAGCAGGTCGTCgttttacctaaaaaaaaaaaaaaaaaagcaggtCATGGTAGTTTACTTGCATTACGTCCTTTTTAGTGTTATGCTATTTCAGATAATTACAAATACTACCCGGTTCTATATTATGATTCAACTTATACTATATGCAAAACAGAATGGTTATTCCTCCGCCTGTTAGGCCTCCAAGAATTACAAACTATCTTAAGCCTTACGTCCTGAAGATGCACTTTACAAACAAGTATGTGAGTACCCAGGTGATACACGCACCGACCGCCACTATTGCCTCTTCTGCAAGTTCACAGGAGAAGGCCTTGAGACCAAGCATGGAATCTACTCGGGATGTAGCTGCTGCTGGAAAGATCGGAAAAATATTGGGGGAGCGCCTACTGCTCAAAGACATCCCAGCTGTTGCTGTTCACTTGAAGAGAGAACAAAGATATCATGGTAAGGTCAAAGCTGTCATTGATTCTTTGAGGGAAGCTGGTGTCAAGTTGCTTTAAATTTTCTTTCGCATTATAAACTGAAATGTATTCATTAGTTTCTAGAAGTTTTTTGTTGTATGAGGATTACTTGGGGGAGATCAAAGGATGTGGATGGTGGGGTTAGTATTTCAAGCTGCCCCATGTGATCATGAGTACCTTGGTTTCCTGGAAATTGGGATTGATGAACTGTATCATTTGTCTTTGTTAACTTCTTGATGAATGTTACTTTGTAGACCAAGCTAGCATTAACGTGTTACTTTGACCATGGGATATCATGTGTGACCCGTTACATAAACTTTCTTATCCTTTATGGTCATGTGATCCCTCCAGGTCTAAAATTCAAATCCTCTTAACTGCAAATAATTTATAGTGGCCATTGGACAGGGGGAAAATTGCTTTGAATTATCCAAGGTGCATATGCGGAAAACTCCTTGTAGAGGATGGGGACCCGTGCTCTCTTGGAATTAATCGGGACTTTGTTCTtgatgtcaaaaaaaaaaaaaaaattggtttgtATCCGGCCAGCAGCGGAGGTGTCGTGATTGTCATCGTTGTGGTGCTAGGATTACTTTCGTTGaagggaaatgatatttgcaatcgtagAATATGTAAGCGCTGTttaattcctttaaaaaaagataaataaatacagaatttacatgaaaaaattaattaattttttaataatatatcttattttttttcaaaagaattgtgAAAAAATTACTTCACAActtatatagtattactcaagACCCACGTTTCTTAGCTATCCCTATAGTTGGGCCGAAAGTTGTATCGAGCTTTTACGTGCTTTATAAGCACTTTGTGCTTTGGGTTTGAGCTTTCCGTTTGAAAGCTTGTGACGGCCTAGaagatttttaaagaaaaaattgtacgtttggtaaatttatattaaaaaatgatattcatcattttcacactacatattatatgatttattatttttatctaaacacacatatttattacttatcatttttaatattagagaTTTTTACCAAACAAGCACTTATATTTATTATGGAGCTTTTGTGGCATTTGTGCTATATGAATCAGCAatgttattctttattttaaattgttacatttatgttaatataacattttttaaattatttaagagaTTTAGGTCCTTTAGGATTTTTGTCAAAGTCTTGGTCTTGGAAAATTTTTGGCAGTCATAGTGAATTTATTGGGTAGCAactaaatgtttaataaatgttATAAGTCTGGTGAAAAATGATATCCTTACTGCTctgtacaatttttttacaactttctaataaaataatatattttttaaatatttattttagttttgattttgatttgatgtatttaaaattttaaaaaatattattttattaaaaagttgtaGAAAAATTGTAAGTGGGTGGTATGGCTATCATTGCTCAAGTCTTATTTACTGTGTTTATATCTTTTACGCAGGTTCGTTTGGATGTAAAaactatcttaactcatcttattttattattataatttttttaaattctcacatgaaatataataaataatttatctttttttaattttaaaatattaataataatttatttaactcatttcatttcatctcattatccaaacgatttcggataaaaaatttagaatattcaAATCGAAATTTAATATAGGTGAAACCGTTCCTTTCGTTAGTAGAAGATTTGGTTCCATTCATGTATTAAAGAGGGAATCTTGACCCGTAGCTCAAGGAAAGAGACCACGATGATAAAGTAGCTACAATGATGTGttataacaataaatttaaagaagatGGTTGTTGATTTCaaatcaaaaatttcaaaccccaCTCTACACGTTGTGCGTTGCTTCACACTCCAATTAGGCAGAGATGGTGGTTCTTTGGAGTGAGGTGGATAAGATCCAAGTAGCCTGAAAATGATAGTCTTCCCTCAAATTGGATCGATAACATTGTTTTCAATTCCATTTTGGTTCGAATTTTTTCGTTCCGGTGTAGtatcatgtatattatactttcTCATTCtgtttcttttaaatttcagcCTGTTTTGACCATTCCAGCAAAAATTGGCATTCTAGATCTTATTCCGTTTTCGAGCTTTTTTAATGACAGTTTTGTAATTAACTTGAATTTGAATGACATTTTTAATGacagttttataatttttttgaatttggatggcatttttgtaaatttaaaatttagatgatatttaattaactttaaaatttaaaaggtctttatataatttaaatttgtttgtaactttaaatttgtcttctcattctctcttttctttaatatcattatttttaataatttctctactttttttttattatttgttctcaactcaaatttgtgatttttttaatattatcttttgaaactaatatctctattttttttttaatgttttcaatgtatactcattttataaatcaacaattcttccatatatatatatatgtatacacatCACAAATGCATGATGTAtacttatgtatttattttattagttatcagtttatatatacatgatgtatatatagttaatttcaaaataaacaaTCGGaacatattgatactgaaatatttcgttcaaaTACTTAAATCGAAATGATCaccaaaacaaaatttgaaacattgaaATGAGTTCAAAAAGTGACATGTCTCTTAAGAAAGTGTCAAGCACATGCTTTTTAAATGTCTATTGTTTGTATAATAAGttgatctcatcttatctaataattataattttttcaaactttcaaataaaatataataaacaattcaacattttcaaatctcaaaactaaaaattatattaaaaaattatattatcataatattttgttcaatttttaactttcaactcactatccaaacttaaGTTAGAAAGTATCCCAtgacatttcattaaaaaatacatattatttttatagatgggTTGAATGAAGTTTCCTAAAAATTTAAGcacttgaaaattattttatccaaGGAATTGGACTAGTGTCCTATACGCGTTGTATAGGATTGTGGCGTTGTATGATGTTTAAAATGGTTTAAAAcataatacaaattataaaacacCGTTTAAATTTGTTGCagatttgtaaagaaaaatattttaacaccATTTAAAAAACTGAGAGCACCGTCTAGACGAGCAATGCTTACAAGACATTGCAACATTTCGGTATCACCAAACAGAGTCTGATGATTGTATCAAAATGATGAATATCAGTATATGTtctgttttgaaaatgattatatgcaatcgttttttttttttcatttctttttttactgCACTTGTGGCTCACACGTCGTTCTGTTTGACGAGATTATTCGCTTGTTTGAAGGATCAGTATCTTGAAAATCTTGCGATGAGACTCGTAGTGGTCGCTAGGCTTTAGAGAACAACAAATTGTCATTTCgtcttactttaaaaaaaatgcacacaaaatcaaaaaaaaaattaaagaaaaaactagagAAAATAGGGAGCATTGTTTTCAACTTCCTAAGTTTTTGCCACTAAGTTTGTTCTATCTATTTCTTTATTTGGGAGACAGATCTAGATCAAGGATGGTATAGCGACTTATGTATTgtcttttctctctctgttttttttttaatatatatatatatatttgtttaatttcgTTTAAGGGTTAGTATATGAGTTATATAAATGGTTCTTTTTTTGGAAAGTTTTATAATATAGGGATTATATATGATGAGAACTGCTAAATGAACCAATGGTTCAACCGATTAGTTGAatcgattatttttttttaatttttttcttaatggttaaaggAATggttattagtgaatttatgtattttttttaaatatttaaagatgtttaaaaaatatataaaagaagaaaaaaaaaaaaattgcaatgatTTGTCCAAACTATCGGCACCTTTTACCACTATCGACTCATATATGATTTCAAGTGAGAAATTTAATTTGGATACTGAGGAGATAAAGTCACAGTTAAATATTGTGATTTGGGAGAatgtaattaattgaaaaatgatcaCGATGGATTGATGAAACGGTGTTGTATAAAACACCATTTAATTTGTtgcaaatttgaaaaagatgtcataatattactcatttattaaaagaataatgttatatacagtcgtgaaatacGTAAATGCCGTGCAggcactttgaaaaagagtagaatttattattaaaaaattaatttcttttcatgtaaattttatatttatttatttttttcaaaacgactatacGACACACCATGTGACTATCTTTCTATATTCACATTCATAGAAAATTGGAAcataagttaatataattacCAAAAGATCTATAGCGTCAAAGAATGGAGACGTTTTAAAGGAAGGAAATTCCATTGTTTTCCCAactaataaaaaggaaaatataattatgttattaattatgaCAACGACAATTCTTTTAAAAGCATTGGCTAAGATGTCACGACGTTTGATCTGTTTATCGCGACGACTGATTCGACTTATCTCTAACATGGCGGCTTGCTTTTAAAACTCGAGTAGAGTCTAGGCCCTGGTCCCTTTTTGTAATTTCATtgcaacttttattttcttgtgatttGGATAAAGAAAGAGGCATTCTCGACTTTCC
Protein-coding sequences here:
- the LOC109012700 gene encoding 50S ribosomal protein L18, whose amino-acid sequence is MVIPPPVRPPRITNYLKPYVLKMHFTNKYVSTQVIHAPTATIASSASSQEKALRPSMESTRDVAAAGKIGKILGERLLLKDIPAVAVHLKREQRYHGKVKAVIDSLREAGVKLL